CTGACGTATGGATTTCCGGGGTGGACCTGCATCAGCGTAGATAATGAATTTTGCCATGGAATTCCTACAGATCAGCGTATTTTAAAAGAAGGAGATCTTATCAATATTGATGTTTCCGCAGAGCTTGACGGTTATTGGGCAGATAACGGAGGTTCATTTATCATTGGAGAAGATATCCATGGCCATCAGAAACTGGTAAATGCTTCCCGGGATATTTTACAGAAAGCAATTGATAACATAAAAGGAGGGGTGAAAATAGCTGATATAGGATTTTTAATGGAAACCGAAGCAAAGAAAAGAGGGTTGAAAGTCATTAAAAACCTTGCCGGCCATGGAGTAGGAAGAAGTCTGCATGAACAACCCGATGAACTGCTGAACTACAGAAACCGGAATGATTCCAGACGGTTTAAAAAAAACTCAGTAGTGGCAATTGAAACTTTTATCTCTACTTCTTCCAATCTTGCTGTAGAACTTAAAGACGGATGGACGATGGTTGGAAATAAAGGCGGGTATATGGCTCAACATGAACACACTATTGTGGTGACCGATGGAAAGCCTATTATTCTGACTCATATGAATGAAATTATGAACTGATCTCTTTAGATTTTCATTCAAGTAAATACATTTTTAAAAGTAAATGATAATAGCATCCACCGGATGCTGCAGGTTGAAAATAGATACCAGATACAAGTATAAATTTTTGATTTGGTAATAAAGGCTGTTTCGTTGGGAACGGCCTTTATTATGCTGCCTGTTACAGAGAGATGGATGGGAAAAGTTTGATTTTAAAATTGTTAAAGCACAAATACTTTGCTATATTTATAAAGTCAAACCACTTCACAAACTTATCTGCTATGAAAAAAATTCTTTTAGCCCTTCTGGGGATTCTTGTCATTATTGCCGCCATCGTATTGATCAAGACTTACACGTATCCTTTTAAGAAAAATACCATTGGAACAGGAGAGGGATGGAAACCTGTAAAGAACGATTCTGCAATCATGCGTTTTTCAGGAGGAATAAAAATTCCTACAGTTTCTACCGGCAGTTTAGGAGCATTCAATTATGCACCGTTTGACCAGTTTAAAACCTATTTAAAGACTTCTTATCCTCTGGTATTTCAGCACACAGAAAATGTAGAAGTGAACCAGTATGGATTGGTATTCAGAT
This genomic window from Chryseobacterium sp. MEBOG06 contains:
- the map gene encoding type I methionyl aminopeptidase, giving the protein MSITNEDQMIGMQKVSEAVACTLKAMTDYAKPGMTTKDLDEYGAKILSDFGAKSAPYLTYGFPGWTCISVDNEFCHGIPTDQRILKEGDLINIDVSAELDGYWADNGGSFIIGEDIHGHQKLVNASRDILQKAIDNIKGGVKIADIGFLMETEAKKRGLKVIKNLAGHGVGRSLHEQPDELLNYRNRNDSRRFKKNSVVAIETFISTSSNLAVELKDGWTMVGNKGGYMAQHEHTIVVTDGKPIILTHMNEIMN